The following coding sequences lie in one Schistosoma mansoni strain Puerto Rico chromosome 3, complete genome genomic window:
- a CDS encoding putative atp-dependent RNA helicase — protein sequence MANVKRTCADLIDFEFNEAKYDSSNPLVLPGKNESRSKGKRQLDSNQIVQHQILSKKRRKELLRKVSQKEKKLSRSELWRELEEYKKSETTQHISVLPLFNKPKKSEKKLTNCNIRGKSWKQQCNDLSDISKSTDEYSSDESVSIDEAPFTPAAPEQDPTNDKVGEVTQTIVGHKHENKPLEAEKVSKPARFVLVSRTPEVVAARLALPILSDEATIMESISENDCVIICGATGCGKTTQIPQFLYEAGYAIEGYMIGITEPRRVAAISMAHRVGEELNLTSGQVSYHIRYDKEVTKETLIKFMTDGILLQEIKQDFELSKYSVIIVDEAHERSIYSDVILGLISMVVRLRRQRFTDNIPTNGKVLSPLKLIIMSATLKVDDFAENRRLFPHKPPPVIHIESRQYPVPNWLARAFPKMDDQKVNVTNERCNKTHKHQKEKKKLEESVKAPASSNSLNSTVLEEKDQFNSGIDLNNFDIIPVDEETEIGHTRINSKEVVSTKEKQSNKVTYETVDDSDIEEIGEDDDILGQINEIRNESYPGPVYALPFYSLLSPERQQSVFQPPPENHRLIVVATNVAETSITIPNIRFVVDTGKVKTKVYEPATGTSNFEIIWISQASAEQRAGRAGRIGPGHCYRLYSSQIFSSMKQFSIPDILSRPIDEVVLMLKLYLGNTKLTLFPLPTPPLPQAIEAAERRLIALGALKEITNASGGVSRTITDAGKWMTRVPVPARFARMLLFANQCQLMPYAVILVAALSVPNLFLSQDTPLSEQEKSFQSNFVQQFVRKKEDLYLGDLAVLLGTICCLERYSAQLSGLTPAEPGIIESVGGKAYVSRDPEGALRQLVHRCGVRWNAYKEVRQLRKQLTDILNVIIPDLGLSIDLCLPKPSDFQLIQLRQLFLVGSPCQIAKKLSVSVTGLPGNERRRLRYAYEIPGKQGPVFIDSNSPLARENFPFVAYLELHTTSKPFLRSVCAIDPGWIPFLAPHSYAVNELVLTDNVDTSEKKSENQSIANESNNRGSDDDEGSKSAPNTSVTSNSLVSLPTPRYDSERDIIVTGAKSITYIGLGVVPDSSTPLFDNQFLDLPSTVLVPINSVAAAQSLGFKESLTWSVRWFTRYLLEGVIFSEFKKWFPLKMKKCISPQIVTVSWGIIRPEVRSIVSLLVADKIDSKRKLLQQWESDVQCK from the exons ATGGCTAACGTTAAGCGCACTTGTGCCGACTTG ATTGATTTCGAGTTTAACGAAGCAAAATACGACTCGAGTAATCCTTTGGTTTTACCTGGGAAAAATGAATCTCGATCTAAAGGAAAACGTCAATTGGACAGTAATCAAATCGTGCAACACCAAATTTTATCAAAGAAACGACGAAAAGAACTGTTACGAAAAGTATCTCAAAAGGAGAAGAAATTATCG CGTTCAGAGCTGTGGAGGGAATTAGAAGAGTATAAAAAATCTGAAACCACCCAACACATTTCTGTCTTACCTCTGTTCAACAAACCTAAAAAGTCAGAAAAAAAGCTAACCAA TTGCAACATTAGGGGAAAGTCTTGGAAACAACAGTGTAATGACCTATCGGATATTTCCAAATCTACAGACGAATATAGCAGTGATGAGTCTGTTTCGATAGACGAGGCTCCTTTTACGCCAGCGGCCCCAGAACAGGATCCTACTAACGACAAAGTCGGAGAAGTCACACAAACCATTGTTGGACACAAGCATGAAAACAAACCTCTTGAGGCAGAAAAAGTTTCCAAACCTGCCCGGTTTGTTCTTGTTTCAAGAACACCTGAGGTAGTAGCAGCTCGTCTCGCTTTGCCTATTTTGTCTGATGAGGCAACTATAATGGAAAGTATCAGTGAAAACGATTGCGTCATAATATGTGGAGCTACAGGCTGTGGTAAAACTACACAAATCCCACAGTTTCTATATGAAGCGGGATATGCTAT AGAGGGGTATatgattggaataacggaaccCCGTCGTGTTGCTGCCATATCTATGGCACATCGAGTTGGTGAGGAATTAAATTTAACGTCTGG CCAGGTTTCTTACCATATACGATATGATAAAGAAGTAACCAAAGAAACGCTGATAAAATTTATGACAGACGGAATATTGTTACAAGAAATAAAACAG GACTTtgaattatcaaaatattcTGTCATAATTGTGGATGAGGCTCATGAACGTTCAATTTACTCCGATGTTATTCTTGGTCTTATATCAATGGTAGTACGATTACGTCGTCAAAGGTTTACCGATAACATaccaacaaatggtaaagtactaTCGCCACTGAAATTGATTATCATGTCTGCAACTTTAAAAGTAGACGATTTTGCGGAAAATCGTCGTTTATTTCCGCACAAACCACCCCCAGTAATTCATATCGAATCACGTCAGTATCCTGTACCAAA TTGGCTTGCAAGGGCTTTTCCAAAGATGGATGATCAAAAAGTAAATGTAACAAATGAAAGATGTAATAAAACTCATAAACACCAAAAGGAAAAGAAGAAATTAGAAGAGTCTGTCAAAGCACCTGCTTCCTCAAATTCATTAAATAGTACCGTTTTGGAAGAAAAAGATCAGTTTAACTCAGGCATAGATCTGAACAA CTTTGATATCATTCCTGTTGATGAAGAAACGGAAATTGGTCATACTCGAATTAATTCTAAAGAAGTTGTTTCAACGAAAGAAAAACAGTCGAATAAAGTTACTTATGAGACGGTGGATGATAGTGATATTGAAGAGATTGGTGAAGATGATGATATACTCGGGCAAATTAATGAAATTCGTAATGAATCTTATCCA GGACCAGTTTACGCCTTaccattttattcattattatcaccGGAACGCCAACAAAGTGTATTTCAGCCACCACCTGAAAATCATCGTCTCATTGTTGTTGCTACCAATGTCGCAGAGACTTCAATCACAATCCCGAACATTCGATTTGTTGTAGATACTGGCAAA GTGAAAACCAAAGTTTATGAACCAGCTACTGGGACTTCTAATTTTGAAATTATCTGGATTAGTCAAGCATCCGCTGAACAACGTGCAGGAAGAGCTGGTCGTATTGGTCCGGGGCATTGTTATCGTCTTTATAGTTCACAAATTTTCTCAAGCATGAAACAATTCTCTATTCCTGACATACTTTCACGTCCAATTGATGAAGTGGTTTTAATGTTAAAG CTATACCTGGGTAATACGAAACTGACATTGTTTCCTTTACCAACTCCTCCTTTGCCACAAGCGATTGAAGCAGCTGAACGCCGACTAATCGCTCTCGGTGCCTTAAAAGAGATTACTAATGCTTCTGGAG GCGTATCTCGTACAATTACGGACGCCGGTAAATGGATGACACGTGTTCCGGTCCCTGCACGCTTTGCACGAATGTTATTATTTGCAAATCAGTGTCAATTAATGCCATATGCTGTGATACTAGTTGCTGCCTTATCTGTACCAAATCTCTTCCTCTCTCAAGATACACCTCTCTCAGAACAAGAGAAATCTTTTCAGTCAAATTTTGTCCAACAGTTTGTCAGAAAA AAAGAAGATTTATATCTGGGAGACCTTGCAGTACTACTGGGGACTATATGCTGTTTAGAACGCTACTCAGCTCAGCTCAGTGGACTGACCCCTGCAGAACCTGGTATAATTGAATCTGTTGGTGGGAAAGCCTATGTGTCACGTGATCCAGAAGGTGCATTGAGACAGCTCGTTCATCGATGTGGTGTTCGGTGGAATGCATATAAAGAGGTTAGGCAGCTTCGTAAACAACTAACCGATATTT TGAATGTGATTATTCCGGATCTTGGTCTTTCGATTGATCTATGCTTACCTAAACCCAGTGATTTTCAATTAATACAGCTGAGACAATTGTTTCTTGTTGGATCACCTTGTCAAATTGCTAAAAAACTTAGTGTCTCTGTCACTGGTTTGCCAGGTAATGAACGTCGTAGACTACGTTATGCCTATGAA ATTCCTGGCAAACAAGGACCCGTATTTATTGATTCGAATTCCCCTCTGGCACGTGAAAATTTCCCTTTCGTAGCTTATTTGGAGCTACATACCACTTCAAAACCATTTTTACGTT CTGTTTGCGCAATCGATCCTGGATGGATTCCATTCTTGGCGCCTCATAGTTATGCTGTCAATGAACTTGTATTGACAGATAATGTCGACACCAGTGAAAAGAAGTCTGAAAATCAGAGTATAGCTAACGAATCAAATAATAGGGGAAGTGACGATGATGAAGGCTCTAAATCTGCTCCCAATACATCCGTTACATCAAACTCTCTTGTATCCCTTCCCACTCCGCGTTATGATTCTGAACGTGATATTATTGTTACAGGTGCGAAATCTATTACGTATATCGGGTTGGGTGTTGTACCTGATTCTAGTACACCACTGTTTGATAATCAGTTTTTGGATCTGCCAAGTACGGTTCTTGTTCCTATAAATAGTGTTGCTGCGGCTCAATCATTAGGCTTCAAGGAATCATTAACATGGAGTGTCCGATGGTTTACTCGTTATCTTTTGGAAGGTGTAATATTCTCGGAATTCAAAAAGTGGTTTCCTTTAAAAATGAAGAAATGTATTTCACCACAAATTGTAACTGTTTCATGGGGGAT CATTCGCCCTGAAGTACGTTCTATAGTATCTCTCCTTGTCGCTGACAAGATCGATTCAAAGAGGAAACTGTTACAGCAATGGGAGTCTGATGTCCAATGTAAGTGA